One Microbacterium sp. W4I20 DNA window includes the following coding sequences:
- a CDS encoding CoA-binding protein: protein MSATNTSATDACALPAVTDAAACALPGAVAVDPDRTWVGPSQSDRFGLLRRTKSVAIVGASNNPARASFFVATYLLSSTAYDVYLVNPREKEILGQPVYASLADLPVVPDVVDVFRRHDDLPGVAQEAIDVGAKALWLQLGSWNEDAAALAEAAGLSVVMDRCIKIEHARFHGGLHLAGFDTGVISSRRQLLSR from the coding sequence ATGAGCGCGACCAACACTTCGGCAACGGATGCCTGTGCCCTCCCCGCTGTGACGGATGCCGCGGCGTGCGCGCTGCCCGGCGCTGTCGCCGTCGATCCCGACCGCACCTGGGTCGGCCCCTCGCAGTCGGACCGCTTCGGATTGCTGCGTCGGACGAAGTCGGTGGCGATCGTGGGGGCATCGAACAACCCGGCTCGCGCGTCGTTCTTCGTCGCGACCTACCTGCTCTCGAGTACGGCGTACGACGTGTACCTCGTGAATCCTCGGGAGAAGGAGATCCTCGGTCAACCCGTGTACGCCTCTCTGGCCGATCTCCCCGTGGTCCCCGACGTCGTCGACGTGTTCCGGCGGCACGATGACCTGCCGGGCGTCGCGCAGGAGGCGATCGACGTCGGAGCGAAGGCACTGTGGCTTCAGCTCGGCTCCTGGAACGAGGATGCCGCCGCACTGGCGGAGGCCGCGGGCCTGTCGGTCGTCATGGATCGCTGCATCAAGATCGAGCACGCGCGCTTCCACGGCGGACTGCACCTCGCCGGGTTCGACACGGGCGTGATCAGCTCCCGCCGCCAGCTGCTGTCGCGGTGA
- the coaE gene encoding dephospho-CoA kinase — translation MPLIALTGGIASGKSTIARRLAEHGAVIVDADQIVRDVQAPGSPVLERIAETFGSDVIGSDGALDRAALGARVFGDAALLKQLNAIVHPAVRAESQRRFEAALAENPEPVVVYDVPLLVEARVDDPWDTVVVAHAPASERLRRLVELRGMDERAAQERIDAQVSDERRLAIADVVIDTAGTLEATRAQTDALWERIRAR, via the coding sequence ATGCCCCTCATTGCACTCACCGGCGGCATCGCGTCCGGCAAGTCGACAATCGCCCGCCGACTGGCCGAGCACGGCGCGGTCATCGTGGACGCGGACCAGATCGTCCGCGATGTGCAGGCACCGGGCTCACCCGTGTTGGAGCGGATCGCCGAGACCTTCGGCTCCGACGTCATCGGGTCGGACGGCGCGCTGGATCGTGCTGCTCTCGGCGCCCGGGTCTTCGGAGACGCCGCGCTGCTGAAGCAGTTGAACGCGATCGTGCATCCTGCCGTGCGCGCGGAGTCGCAGCGCCGGTTCGAGGCCGCCCTCGCCGAAAATCCTGAGCCCGTGGTGGTGTACGACGTGCCACTCCTCGTCGAAGCCAGGGTGGACGATCCCTGGGACACCGTCGTCGTGGCGCACGCGCCGGCATCCGAACGTCTGCGCCGGCTGGTCGAGCTGCGCGGGATGGACGAGCGCGCCGCGCAGGAGCGCATCGATGCGCAGGTCTCGGACGAGAGGAGGCTCGCGATCGCCGACGTGGTCATCGACACCGCCGGCACCCTCGAGGCGACCCGCGCGCAGACCGACGCACTCTGGGAGCGGATCCGCGCGCGGTGA
- a CDS encoding MFS transporter, which yields MTFSGHAPGSRDYRRLIAGLFFAGVATFAQLYSAQAVLPQISVDLAVSPSTAALSVSASTLGLALAVIPWSIVADRIGRVPAMATGVLTATVFGLAAPLSNEIAVLLTLRFAEGVALGAVPAVALAYLSEEVEGRYAATAAGSYIAGTTVGGLLGRIVSGLVGEFGGWQAGILSVAGLCAVAAVLFLWFTPRSRGFVPGRLRADRGPSIIERLRAPLRSPLQWALYAQGFLLMGAFVAVYNYLGFHLAGDPFDLPSWLVTLLFLAYLAGTFSSPWAGVIASRIGRFPVLVASIGVMAAGAGLMLVPVAVVVLVGLLLFTAGFFGAHAVASGWTPVAVDPASRAQASSLYYFAYYAGSSLFGWMLGLVFGSASWGWFVVVVVAMCAAAALAGWAALRRAPSGRV from the coding sequence GTGACGTTCTCGGGTCATGCGCCGGGCTCCCGCGACTACCGGCGCCTCATCGCCGGTCTGTTCTTCGCCGGTGTCGCGACCTTTGCACAGCTGTACTCGGCTCAGGCCGTGCTGCCACAGATCTCCGTGGACCTCGCGGTCAGCCCGTCGACGGCGGCCCTGAGCGTGTCCGCATCCACGCTCGGCCTGGCTCTGGCGGTCATCCCCTGGTCGATCGTCGCCGATCGCATCGGCAGGGTGCCGGCGATGGCGACGGGTGTGCTCACCGCCACCGTGTTCGGACTCGCGGCGCCCCTGAGCAATGAGATCGCCGTTCTGCTCACTCTGCGATTCGCCGAGGGCGTGGCGCTGGGTGCGGTCCCCGCAGTGGCGCTCGCGTACCTCAGCGAAGAAGTCGAGGGGAGATACGCCGCCACGGCCGCGGGCAGCTACATCGCCGGAACCACGGTCGGCGGACTGCTGGGTCGTATCGTCTCAGGGCTCGTCGGAGAATTCGGGGGATGGCAGGCCGGGATCCTGTCCGTGGCGGGGCTCTGTGCCGTCGCCGCCGTGCTGTTCCTCTGGTTCACGCCGCGATCGAGGGGTTTCGTGCCGGGACGCCTGCGGGCCGATCGCGGACCGAGCATCATCGAGCGATTGCGCGCACCCCTGCGGTCACCTCTGCAGTGGGCGCTCTACGCGCAGGGGTTCCTGCTGATGGGCGCCTTCGTCGCGGTGTACAACTACCTGGGCTTCCATCTCGCGGGGGATCCGTTCGACCTGCCGTCGTGGCTCGTCACCCTGCTCTTCCTCGCCTACCTCGCCGGCACCTTCTCGTCTCCGTGGGCGGGCGTGATCGCCTCCCGGATCGGTCGATTCCCGGTGCTCGTCGCCTCGATCGGCGTGATGGCCGCCGGTGCAGGCCTGATGCTCGTCCCCGTCGCGGTGGTGGTCCTCGTCGGCCTGCTGCTCTTCACCGCCGGGTTCTTCGGGGCGCACGCCGTGGCATCCGGATGGACTCCCGTCGCGGTGGACCCCGCCAGCCGGGCGCAGGCCTCCTCGCTGTACTACTTCGCGTACTACGCGGGTTCGAGCCTGTTCGGCTGGATGCTCGGCCTGGTGTTCGGGTCGGCGAGCTGGGGCTGGTTCGTCGTGGTGGTCGTGGCGATGTGTGCGGCGGCTGCCCTCGCCGGGTGGGCGGCTCTGCGCAGGGCGCCGTCCGGTCGGGTCTGA
- a CDS encoding GNAT family N-acetyltransferase, protein MQQEYLEAYDSQLRTDAEVADALSVERLGPLRLATFAGGRGFVTYADLGGADADGIGEMVEAATQYFLGLSGIDEVEWKTRGHDRAPGLHAGLVARGFVPEESESIMIGEAALLAQTVATPPGVEVRRARTETEVLAAGEMQGRVFDDLGWRSRAEALMTRLQADDTVELWIAVANDAVISAGRLEPVAGTAFAGLWGGSTLPEWRGRGIYRALTAERARSALARDIRYLQSDSTEFSRPILERSGLVRVSTTTPYVWTRPSD, encoded by the coding sequence ATGCAGCAGGAGTATCTCGAGGCGTACGACAGTCAGCTCCGCACCGACGCGGAGGTCGCGGACGCCCTCAGTGTGGAACGGCTCGGACCCCTTCGTCTCGCGACGTTCGCCGGTGGTCGGGGGTTCGTCACCTACGCGGACCTCGGCGGCGCGGACGCCGACGGCATCGGCGAGATGGTCGAGGCAGCCACGCAGTACTTCCTCGGCCTGAGCGGCATCGATGAGGTGGAATGGAAGACCCGCGGGCACGATCGAGCACCGGGCCTCCACGCCGGCCTCGTCGCCCGCGGCTTCGTTCCCGAAGAGTCGGAATCGATCATGATCGGGGAGGCCGCGCTGCTCGCGCAGACGGTCGCGACGCCTCCGGGAGTGGAGGTGCGCCGGGCTCGCACCGAGACCGAGGTACTGGCCGCCGGAGAGATGCAGGGTCGGGTGTTCGACGATCTCGGATGGCGTTCGCGCGCGGAGGCGCTGATGACGCGGCTGCAGGCGGATGACACTGTGGAGCTTTGGATCGCCGTCGCGAACGACGCGGTGATCAGCGCCGGGCGACTCGAGCCGGTCGCAGGCACGGCCTTCGCCGGGCTGTGGGGCGGATCGACGCTGCCGGAGTGGCGGGGCCGCGGGATCTATCGGGCGCTCACCGCCGAGAGAGCCCGCTCGGCACTGGCGCGCGACATCCGTTATCTGCAGTCGGACTCCACGGAGTTCTCGCGCCCGATCCTCGAACGATCGGGGCTCGTGAGGGTCTCGACGACGACGCCCTACGTCTGGACGCGTCCCTCCGACTGA
- a CDS encoding DUF4126 domain-containing protein, whose product MIEFVIGSSLAAAAGLNAWMPLFLLGLADRLLPAMSLPAGWSWLSGDIALWLLGALLALEIVADKVPALDSINDVVQSVIRPAAGGVAFGAGSGAQTIAVDDPSTFFTDNTWVPVVAGIVIALVVHVLKAGARLAANATTGGLAAPVLSTAEDGASFALAAAAIIVPVLAGILLLGLIVVAIVIARRSARRRRERRAAQSEGRVQT is encoded by the coding sequence GTGATCGAGTTCGTCATCGGCTCCAGCCTCGCCGCCGCAGCCGGCCTGAACGCATGGATGCCGCTGTTCCTCCTCGGACTCGCCGACCGACTTCTCCCGGCGATGTCACTCCCCGCGGGGTGGTCGTGGCTCTCCGGTGACATCGCACTGTGGTTGCTCGGCGCCCTTCTCGCACTGGAGATCGTCGCGGACAAGGTCCCCGCCCTCGATTCGATCAACGACGTCGTCCAGAGCGTCATCCGTCCGGCCGCCGGCGGGGTCGCGTTCGGTGCCGGATCTGGAGCCCAGACCATCGCGGTGGACGACCCCTCGACGTTCTTCACGGACAACACGTGGGTGCCGGTCGTCGCCGGCATCGTCATCGCGCTCGTCGTCCACGTGCTGAAGGCGGGCGCCCGCCTCGCAGCGAACGCGACCACGGGCGGCCTCGCGGCTCCCGTGCTCAGCACGGCCGAGGACGGCGCCTCGTTCGCCCTGGCGGCGGCCGCCATCATCGTCCCGGTCCTCGCCGGCATCCTGCTCCTCGGTCTCATCGTCGTCGCGATCGTGATCGCGAGGCGGAGCGCGCGACGGCGCAGGGAGCGCCGAGCGGCTCAGTCGGAGGGACGCGTCCAGACGTAG